ACCTCTCATTCATTAATGAGTCTCGAAAAAACGGATAATATTCCTCACCGATTTGAACCTTCACATACATTTCTTTAAAGTCCTTAAAAGATGACTTAAATAAAGCAAATATACGAACGAGAAGTTGGTCTTAAATGAGAAGTTACAAAATCCAAAAAAGCATAAACTTTTTTTTCTTACCACTAAATCTACGTTTTTTCCCGCCAAGGAAATTAAACCACTCACTAAAAGCCTAAAATGAAGGCCcaaataatttcttaaaaaataaacatGTTGATCTTGGGGGCTACACGTATGCTCTATCCAACATACAAGTATCCAAACAAACCAAGGATATCATGGCTATGGCAAGCTCAACCTACTTATACGTCAGGCCAAGCTTGAGGGGCTTGTAGACTATACCAGAAAAAACTTCGGTTTAACGGTTACACAATCATATCCCGAATAGAGCTTATACGTGCGCAACAATTTCGGAACAACTGTTTCAAAACTAAATTATCCCTACCACCTTAACAGGGGCAAGAATAAACTCATGAGACTGTTAACAAAAACTATGAGGCCAACCATCTATAAAACGGAGAGAAATTTCTAAGTAAAGGGCACGAGGAAAAAGGCTGATAACAAAAAAAGCACTATTGCAAGGTTCCATCTTTTATTTCTGAGTAATTCCACTGACTTGATCGTCGAAATGTTTTGTGCAGATCGTCTAATTCCTGGAGCCAAACAATCTTGCATTCCGAGCTTAAACTACCCGGTGCAGAACAGTTACCtaaactttttttaatatttacgtTATTGTCTAAGTTAGTTTACAGACTAACAAATTATGATATAAGTTAGAATTACGTGTAgattattattaaaagaaaatggtAAAATCCATATAGGTACAATCTTTACATGGTGCTATATATGAGCAAAGGCACTTTCTGAGATGATAGAACTTCTTTTGGTGTCTCGAGATGTTGGAACTTAAACAGAACATATACTATGAACTATATATGAAGaagtaaaaatacagaaaagaaaaacaataaatacataaaactcatcatactgaaaactaacaATTATCAAAGCATGCTATCTGTTCGAGCCGGTAGCCTCTTGAAGAAATTGCTTGGAACCGAAGGAAGCTTGCTGCGAAACCTCGGATGGCGAAGGTAATACAAGCCGGTGACCAGAGCCACCACTCTCGGTGGCGTTGCATAGAGAACCACCGCCGAACAGAAGCTGAACACTATAAAGAGGCTAGTTGCTCTTGTGTCCCTCCAACTCAGTAGAGACTGGAATCTCTCACCTTGTGTAGCAATGTCTCCAACAACTGTTTGAATCCTACCTGCAACACTTCTTAGCCTGTCATACCTCATCCTCACAACATCATGAGATCTTGAAGTTGGGAATGTATCGAACTCCTCGTCGAGTTCGTCCGGGTGAACGGCCTCCGCCCAGGAAAGTTTAGTGTCCATGTGAGGCGGGTTCCTAGGCCGGAACCTATAGTTCCATAGGCCTATGAAGAACATGTATAGGAATAACGTTGGGAGCATCAATTCGGGATACCAAATTAGTATCAGGAAAAGGATGTGAACAAGGACTGATGAGATGGGATTCTTCCAGTGACAAACTTGATTGAACCATTGACCCATTGTGATCATTCCGGAGAAAAGCGACATGATTCGGAAGAAATTCGCCTTGCTTCTCCTCATGCTCCACATATGAGAATCAACATCCAACATGTACTCAACTACCTCCTTCCTGAGAGGAGGTTCAGCTCTTCCTAGTCTCGTGGCCACAATGTTCATAGCTTGGTAGCGTAAATTGTCTACTTGGTTGACAGTGAAAGGATGCAAGTAATGCATCTTTGGAAGCAACGGTTGGCCATAAATGTGAAAAATGTTAGCTAGTGAGAGTGTGGTGAACCTCACTGCTAGCTGAAGCTCACCCATCTTCTTGATACCATGCGGGTGCAGAACAAGGAGAGGATAAGAATGAGTGTAGATTCTGTTAGCTTCCAATGTTGAGAGCCTGATCCTGACCTTTCCAATTCGCGAATCACGTGCCGCCGCATTGCTGCCTAAATGGCAGTTATCGAAAACCCCCAAAGTTATGACAGTACAAGGATCATAAACTTCCCATGTGTATTGCTCGTTCCACTTTGGACTAAAAGTGTCAAGAATTGTTCTTGTTCTGACCCATTTCTGGCTGTACTTGGCGACGCAATAGGCATCTGTGCTGCCGCGGCTATCCTTCATCTTCATTGGGAGAAGCCCCTGTGCTCCTAAGATGCCTACTTCAAGTATCCCAATCGGCTGCTTCCACAGCTGCCTCGCAGTTGGTCTTTGATCACTCATGTACATGGTGGATTCATCCATCACATGGTATCCACCTTCAAGGCAAATTCTGAGGTGAATCCTGCTTGAAAATTTCAATTCCTTCCTCCTATCAGCTTCTAGCATTCCGAAACCATACTTCTCCAGATTGAACCAACGGGAATGAACCGGCCGGTGATCTAGCCGCTTCTCGAAGAGGGTCATTGGCAAGGTTATCTTCCCAAGTACCTCATCTTTTGTAGGGTGCAAATGATCCTCCACAGTTATTGTTAGTTGCTCCTCAAATGGTTCGGCTGCCACGAAAACCAAATCTTCATTCCAAACCGGCGTTGTTGTTCTAGTTGGACATATCCTTGTCCTCAAAACTTGGTTGCCAACCTGTCCTTTGACAAAAAGCTCCGGTAGGCGATTTCGGTCACTAGGTATCACATCTTGAGCTTCAATAGCGTTGACTCTCAGATACCACAGTTTTGGAGACACATAAACCTTTGATCTAATGTTGAAAACGCCTTCGCCGTACACTGAGGCAGCATCAGCATGCCAAGCATCTGAGAAAGCTTCATCTGCTTGAGTTCCCATCCACACTGCAAGCATAATATCACCCCTTACCTTCCCATCTCCTCGCCGGTCTTCGAGTCTGTACCACTGAGGTGCCAAAGGACTATCTGGTGGAACTCTGGTTGGAACCTCATTGAGATCAAAGATCACCCTTCCAAGATAGTCATCTCTTCCGACCATGTCTTTATCTTTCACAAAGACCTCAAGAATCGAAGATTGAATGCGGTCTTTTGAGAAAGCGAAGACTTGGTTCCACTCAGGGTTCAATTTCttctcaatgtgctttgttctccCTTTGTAGTTACCAAGCTTCACCTCCACATAAGGATCACAACTTGAAGTGAGAGTGCTTGGTGGAAGATCTTTGGCTTTCACTACTCGGACATAAAGATAGAACATCTGCTCAACAAGGTCATAGGTGCTCGAGAACCTTTCGCCGCCACTCATCCACCCTCTTCCACCATTAGGCCACCGCTCGCCCAGCTGCAAGTTGGTGTCCTTCACATTGTAGTCCTCATCATCCAGGCTGCCGTGATCGTCAAGACTACTAGGAATGTTGCCAAGAGTACTAGGATGGTCATGGCTACTGCGGTGGACTTGTTGAGGAAAATTAACAGATTGCATAGCGGCCGCGGCCGGCGTGCCTCGCTGCCGTCTCTTAATTGAAATCATTGGTTGCTGGTGAACTTGGTGTCTGTGTAGCTGTTGGGCTCTCTCGGGGACAGGTTCTCTCTTCTCTTGCTTTGGTGCTTGATCAGTATCACTGCCACTACACTGAATTCGAGCAGCGAGATTTGTTTCGCCTTCTTTGTTTACTATCCCTGATTCTTCGGTGACTTGTTCTGAAGTGTCAAATGATGTAGTAACTTCTTTGGGTTCAGATTCTGAAGTTTCTTCAGTAAGGACTGTATCTTCTGTAGCTATTGAGGGAGGACTACT
This region of Arachis hypogaea cultivar Tifrunner chromosome 8, arahy.Tifrunner.gnm2.J5K5, whole genome shotgun sequence genomic DNA includes:
- the LOC112707455 gene encoding FT-interacting protein 1-like gives rise to the protein MKLVVEVIDAHDLMPKDGEGSASPFVEVDFENQLSRTRTVPKNLNPTWNHKLLFQFDSTKPYHHQSIEVSVYHERRPVPGRSFLGRVRIPCSNLVKEGEEVYQTYPLEKKWFFSPVKGEIGLKVYIASHSKPKISPSILISELEKLSPHTPLPQAPQSNTKNLSPTHFHSSPPSIATEDTVLTEETSESEPKEVTTSFDTSEQVTEESGIVNKEGETNLAARIQCSGSDTDQAPKQEKREPVPERAQQLHRHQVHQQPMISIKRRQRGTPAAAAMQSVNFPQQVHRSSHDHPSTLGNIPSSLDDHGSLDDEDYNVKDTNLQLGERWPNGGRGWMSGGERFSSTYDLVEQMFYLYVRVVKAKDLPPSTLTSSCDPYVEVKLGNYKGRTKHIEKKLNPEWNQVFAFSKDRIQSSILEVFVKDKDMVGRDDYLGRVIFDLNEVPTRVPPDSPLAPQWYRLEDRRGDGKVRGDIMLAVWMGTQADEAFSDAWHADAASVYGEGVFNIRSKVYVSPKLWYLRVNAIEAQDVIPSDRNRLPELFVKGQVGNQVLRTRICPTRTTTPVWNEDLVFVAAEPFEEQLTITVEDHLHPTKDEVLGKITLPMTLFEKRLDHRPVHSRWFNLEKYGFGMLEADRRKELKFSSRIHLRICLEGGYHVMDESTMYMSDQRPTARQLWKQPIGILEVGILGAQGLLPMKMKDSRGSTDAYCVAKYSQKWVRTRTILDTFSPKWNEQYTWEVYDPCTVITLGVFDNCHLGSNAAARDSRIGKVRIRLSTLEANRIYTHSYPLLVLHPHGIKKMGELQLAVRFTTLSLANIFHIYGQPLLPKMHYLHPFTVNQVDNLRYQAMNIVATRLGRAEPPLRKEVVEYMLDVDSHMWSMRRSKANFFRIMSLFSGMITMGQWFNQVCHWKNPISSVLVHILFLILIWYPELMLPTLFLYMFFIGLWNYRFRPRNPPHMDTKLSWAEAVHPDELDEEFDTFPTSRSHDVVRMRYDRLRSVAGRIQTVVGDIATQGERFQSLLSWRDTRATSLFIVFSFCSAVVLYATPPRVVALVTGLYYLRHPRFRSKLPSVPSNFFKRLPARTDSML